A DNA window from Streptomyces bacillaris contains the following coding sequences:
- a CDS encoding SpoIIE family protein phosphatase: MRLSDDAVAVVAGDGTVIGWTRGAEALLGYAAAEMIGRPAALLLAGDPDPRRTAAVAARARGGSGWSGLLALCARDERRVEVDVQVSASFLIAGREGFLLSGRERTPQWTVEGSVLEGFLTRSPVGMAVMDPELRYIWLNDTLERFGGVPREQRLGRRPADVLPGLLAAPIERLMRQVLATGVPVTDYEYLGWSWSDPNRRRAYSSSFFPLVDAQENGIGIGYMVQDVTDRWNARRLLALVNEAGASIGSTLDVQRTAQELADFAVPRFADFVFVDLLETPLGRERPGVPLHGPGVRGGRPSMRRMGMSSVREGCPEAVVRVGESVDFVPPPHDAHFLLDGDPVLLPQLDPDSHGWAVEQPDRAARIRDFGLHSLISVPMRARDTVLGLTTFMRSQNPVPFDEDDVAPARELVARAAVCVDNARRYTREHTAALVLQESLLPHTLRGGTALDVASSYLPADAKDGVGGDWFDVIPLSGARVGLVIGDVVGHGISAAATMGRLRTAVQTLADMDLAPDELLARLDDLVMRLSEEEPAAGKADRGGTTVLGATCLYAVYDPASRCCTMARAGHPPPVVVTPQGEVSFPDLPSGPPLGLGGLPFESLEVELPEGSLLGLYTDGLIEGTDKDTEQGKVRLGRAISREGLPLDELCAVVVKELLPVPQPDDIALLLARTHALSPDRLASWDVPLDPAAVGTIRSKVARQLETWGLDELTMTTELIVSELVTNAIRYASGPVRLRLLLQSVLTCEVSDASSTTPRLRHARTTDEGGRGLFLVAQLARRWGTRYTHRGKIIWAEQSLPSPLPVPPGSPLPPASPPPSGPGSPPPPG; encoded by the coding sequence CTGTGCGCCCGGGACGAGAGGCGGGTCGAGGTCGACGTACAGGTCTCCGCCTCCTTCCTGATCGCCGGGCGCGAAGGCTTTCTCCTCTCCGGGCGGGAGCGCACCCCGCAGTGGACGGTGGAGGGGTCGGTGCTGGAGGGGTTCCTCACCCGGTCGCCGGTGGGCATGGCGGTGATGGATCCGGAGCTGCGCTACATCTGGCTCAACGACACCCTGGAGCGGTTCGGCGGGGTCCCCCGGGAGCAGCGCCTGGGGCGGCGGCCCGCCGATGTGCTGCCCGGACTGCTCGCGGCGCCCATCGAGCGGCTGATGCGGCAGGTCCTGGCGACCGGGGTGCCGGTCACGGACTACGAGTACCTGGGGTGGAGCTGGTCCGACCCGAACCGCAGGCGCGCCTACTCCAGCTCGTTCTTCCCGCTGGTGGACGCCCAGGAGAACGGGATCGGCATCGGCTACATGGTCCAGGACGTGACCGACCGGTGGAACGCGCGCAGGCTGCTGGCGCTGGTGAACGAGGCGGGGGCCAGTATCGGCTCCACCCTGGACGTCCAGCGCACCGCCCAGGAGCTGGCCGATTTCGCGGTGCCCCGGTTCGCGGACTTCGTCTTCGTCGACCTGCTGGAGACCCCGCTCGGCCGGGAGCGGCCGGGCGTGCCGCTGCACGGACCGGGGGTGCGCGGCGGCAGGCCGTCCATGCGCCGGATGGGGATGAGTTCCGTCCGCGAGGGATGTCCGGAGGCGGTCGTACGGGTCGGGGAGAGCGTCGACTTCGTACCGCCGCCGCACGACGCGCACTTCCTTCTCGACGGTGACCCGGTCCTCCTGCCGCAGCTCGATCCGGACAGCCACGGGTGGGCCGTGGAGCAGCCGGACCGGGCCGCCCGGATCCGCGATTTCGGGCTGCACTCGCTCATCTCCGTGCCGATGCGGGCGCGGGACACCGTCCTCGGGCTGACCACGTTCATGCGGTCGCAGAACCCGGTGCCGTTCGACGAGGACGATGTGGCGCCCGCCCGGGAGCTGGTGGCGCGGGCCGCGGTCTGTGTGGACAACGCCCGCCGCTACACCCGGGAGCACACCGCCGCCCTGGTGCTCCAGGAGAGCCTGCTGCCGCACACCCTGCGCGGCGGGACGGCGCTGGACGTGGCGTCCTCCTACCTCCCGGCGGACGCGAAGGACGGGGTGGGCGGCGACTGGTTCGACGTGATCCCGCTGTCCGGGGCCCGGGTCGGTCTGGTCATCGGTGATGTGGTGGGGCACGGGATCAGCGCGGCGGCGACGATGGGCCGGCTGCGGACCGCCGTCCAGACCCTGGCCGACATGGACCTCGCCCCCGACGAGCTGCTGGCCCGGCTGGACGACCTCGTGATGCGGCTGAGCGAGGAGGAGCCGGCGGCCGGGAAGGCGGACCGGGGCGGGACGACGGTCCTGGGCGCCACCTGCCTCTACGCCGTCTACGATCCGGCGAGCCGGTGCTGCACGATGGCGCGGGCCGGGCATCCGCCGCCGGTGGTCGTCACCCCGCAGGGCGAGGTCAGCTTCCCCGACCTCCCCTCCGGTCCGCCGCTGGGGCTCGGCGGGCTCCCCTTCGAGTCCCTGGAGGTCGAGCTGCCCGAGGGGAGCCTGCTCGGCCTCTACACCGACGGCCTCATCGAGGGCACCGACAAGGACACCGAACAGGGCAAGGTCCGGCTGGGGCGGGCGATCTCCCGGGAGGGGCTGCCGCTGGACGAGCTGTGCGCGGTGGTGGTCAAGGAGTTGCTGCCCGTCCCGCAGCCGGACGACATCGCCCTGCTCCTCGCCCGTACCCATGCGCTCAGCCCCGACCGGCTGGCCTCGTGGGACGTGCCGCTGGACCCGGCCGCCGTCGGGACGATCCGGAGCAAGGTGGCCCGGCAGCTCGAGACCTGGGGGCTGGACGAGCTGACGATGACGACCGAGCTGATCGTCAGCGAGCTGGTGACCAACGCGATCCGGTACGCCTCCGGTCCCGTACGGCTGCGGCTGCTGCTCCAGTCCGTGCTGACCTGCGAGGTCTCCGACGCGAGCAGCACCACCCCGCGGCTGCGGCACGCCCGGACGACGGACGAGGGTGGCCGCGGCCTCTTCCTCGTCGCGCAGCTCGCCCGCCGCTGGGGCACCCGGTACACCCACCGGGGGAAGATCATCTGGGCGGAGCAGAGTCTGCCGTCGCCGCTGCCGGTTCCTCCGGGCTCTCCTCTGCCTCCTGCCTCTCCCCCGCCGTCCGGTCCGGGATCTCCCCCGCCGCCCGGCTGA
- a CDS encoding ABC transporter ATP-binding protein, with product MTTPENAPAVASGTATAPASAPAVASGKAAAPGPSPVGAAEKAAVPVSAPPGAPAAAPENADASASVPTSGQAAAPAPEATPTPETTPAPTPDTGALRSLLPVLGAHRVTVLRTCVAALVDQAALVALVTLAAHTVGTAVIEHRAPSAATVGMLVGLVLLRALATWREMDLSHDLAYRVLAELRVRVFDGLARSAPARIAGRRSGDLASTALGDVEALEFFYAHAIAQLLASGLVFAAAATLLGILGPWLLLAVVPVALLLLWSPLLEARGRAERGARTRAELADLSAESTEAVDGLRELLAAGALDRTRARLRSGGRRLARAQRAEQSWETGAGAARDLLVVAAVIGVVAAAAHAAGGGRLDGAWAPAAMALALGALAPVAESAAALGRAGSLRAAAARVRAAVDAPAGAPAPAVPVPVPPGPLGLRLRGVRFGYGAAPVLDGLDLTVRPGETVALVGASGAGKTSCAHLLARYWDPQEGTVELVPGDPAHPVDLRDLTEDDLRAAVCVVGQEAPLFHGTLAENLRLAAPDATDRELAAAVRTCGLIPVVDALPQGLDTPVGERGATLSGGQRARVALARGLLGRPRVLVLDETTAHLDHRGDAELARALAADLRARTRTTLIIAHRPATVRRADRIAVLEGGRIVEEGTWSELAGPGTAFSRLFSRAAGEIPDRTAGERQEAEESPEEPAAATADSAPPR from the coding sequence ATGACCACCCCCGAGAACGCCCCCGCCGTCGCTTCCGGGACAGCCACCGCACCCGCGTCGGCCCCCGCCGTCGCTTCCGGGAAAGCAGCCGCACCCGGGCCGTCACCCGTCGGCGCTGCGGAGAAGGCCGCCGTACCCGTGTCGGCACCCCCCGGCGCACCGGCCGCAGCTCCGGAGAACGCCGATGCCTCCGCCTCCGTCCCCACATCCGGGCAAGCCGCCGCACCCGCCCCCGAGGCCACCCCCACCCCCGAGACCACCCCCGCCCCAACCCCCGACACCGGCGCCCTCCGCTCCCTCCTCCCCGTCCTCGGCGCCCACCGCGTCACCGTCCTGCGCACCTGCGTGGCCGCCCTCGTCGACCAAGCGGCCCTCGTCGCCCTGGTCACCCTCGCCGCGCACACCGTGGGCACGGCGGTCATCGAGCACAGGGCGCCCTCGGCCGCGACCGTGGGGATGCTCGTCGGGCTCGTCCTGCTCCGGGCCCTCGCCACCTGGCGGGAGATGGACCTCTCGCACGACCTCGCCTACCGGGTCCTGGCCGAGCTGCGGGTCCGGGTCTTCGACGGGCTCGCCCGGTCCGCCCCCGCGCGGATCGCCGGGCGGCGGAGCGGAGACCTCGCCTCGACCGCGCTCGGTGACGTGGAGGCGCTGGAGTTCTTCTACGCCCACGCCATCGCCCAACTCCTCGCCTCCGGGCTCGTCTTCGCCGCAGCCGCCACCCTGCTGGGCATCCTCGGGCCGTGGCTGCTGCTCGCCGTCGTGCCCGTCGCCCTGCTGCTCCTCTGGTCGCCCCTGCTGGAGGCGCGGGGCCGGGCCGAGCGCGGTGCGCGGACCCGGGCCGAGCTGGCCGACCTCTCCGCCGAGAGCACGGAGGCCGTCGACGGGCTCCGCGAGCTGCTGGCGGCGGGTGCCCTGGACCGGACCCGGGCCCGGCTGCGCTCCGGCGGACGGCGGCTGGCCCGCGCCCAACGGGCCGAGCAGTCCTGGGAGACGGGGGCCGGGGCCGCCCGCGATCTGCTGGTCGTCGCCGCCGTCATCGGGGTGGTCGCGGCCGCCGCCCACGCGGCGGGCGGCGGGCGGCTCGACGGGGCCTGGGCCCCGGCGGCCATGGCCCTCGCCCTCGGCGCGCTCGCCCCGGTGGCCGAATCGGCGGCCGCGCTGGGCCGGGCGGGCAGTCTGCGGGCCGCCGCCGCCCGGGTCCGCGCGGCCGTGGACGCACCCGCGGGCGCTCCCGCTCCCGCCGTGCCGGTGCCCGTTCCACCGGGGCCGCTGGGGCTGCGGCTGCGCGGCGTACGGTTCGGCTACGGCGCCGCCCCCGTCCTGGACGGGCTCGACCTCACCGTCCGGCCGGGCGAGACGGTGGCCCTCGTCGGAGCCTCGGGCGCGGGCAAGACGAGCTGCGCCCACCTCCTGGCCCGCTACTGGGACCCGCAGGAGGGCACGGTGGAGCTGGTGCCGGGGGACCCCGCCCACCCCGTCGACCTGCGGGACCTCACCGAGGACGACCTGCGGGCGGCCGTCTGCGTGGTCGGCCAGGAGGCGCCGCTCTTCCACGGCACCCTCGCCGAGAACCTCCGCCTCGCCGCCCCCGACGCCACCGACCGGGAACTGGCCGCCGCCGTCCGCACCTGCGGCCTCATCCCCGTCGTCGACGCCCTGCCCCAAGGCCTGGACACGCCGGTCGGGGAGCGCGGGGCCACCCTCTCCGGCGGCCAGCGGGCCCGGGTCGCCCTGGCCCGGGGGCTCCTCGGCCGCCCCCGCGTCCTGGTCCTGGACGAGACGACGGCCCACCTCGACCACCGGGGCGACGCCGAACTGGCCCGGGCGCTCGCGGCGGACCTCCGGGCCCGTACCCGTACGACGCTGATCATCGCCCACCGGCCCGCCACCGTCCGCCGGGCCGACCGCATCGCCGTGCTGGAGGGCGGACGCATCGTCGAGGAGGGCACCTGGTCCGAGCTGGCCGGCCCCGGCACCGCGTTCAGCAGGCTGTTCAGCCGGGCGGCGGGGGAGATCCCGGACCGGACGGCGGGGGAGAGGCAGGAGGCAGAGGAGAGCCCGGAGGAACCGGCAGCGGCGACGGCAGACTCTGCTCCGCCCAGATGA
- a CDS encoding ABC transporter ATP-binding protein/permease: protein MMLHPELLRAARTARRPLGLATVLLAAVTLTHLAQAVLLAVVLSRIAHGDTAALAPLLLAVLAVVLIRAALGRAQRLTAVTAGATVRIRLRDTLLARLGGLGPTAITGARAGAVRATLVDGVEGVDAYVSRYLPQALITAAVPPLLLVAVALIEPYAALALALALVLALFGPRWWDRLLARRGKEHWDSYEALAADYLEALQGMATLRAAGAVGRVRERLEKRSAALHRATVAKLRVSLVDTGLTDLAVQGGTAAAVLVACSSAATGRTAATGTYLLLMLASECFRPIRDLSREWHAGYLGVSAADGIAALRTAEPAVADRGTVEARWDTAPEIRFLNVHFTHPGADRPALDGVTFTAPAGRTTAIVGPSGAGKSTLLSLLLRQRDPDRGRVTIAGTATAAYSLASLRRGIAVVSQETYLFHATIAENLRIARPAATDGQLRAAARSAGIHQEITAFPQGYDTLVGERGATLSGGQRQRLALARALLADAPVLILDEATSAVDERGEARIVRELVAASRGRTCLVVAHRLDAVRHADHIVVLDGGRVEASGDHSGLLAAGGVYASLVAAGHPAQEDHAA, encoded by the coding sequence ATGATGCTCCACCCCGAACTCCTGCGCGCCGCCCGGACCGCCCGCCGTCCTCTCGGCCTGGCCACCGTGCTGCTCGCCGCCGTCACCCTCACCCACCTCGCCCAGGCCGTCCTGCTCGCCGTCGTCCTCTCCCGGATCGCCCACGGCGACACGGCCGCCCTCGCACCGCTGCTCCTCGCCGTGCTCGCCGTCGTCCTCATCCGTGCCGCGCTCGGCCGCGCCCAGCGGCTGACCGCCGTCACGGCGGGCGCCACCGTCCGCATCCGGCTCCGCGACACCCTGCTGGCCCGCCTCGGCGGACTCGGCCCCACCGCGATCACCGGTGCGCGGGCGGGAGCCGTACGCGCCACGCTCGTGGACGGGGTCGAGGGCGTGGACGCGTACGTCTCCCGCTACCTCCCCCAGGCGCTCATCACCGCCGCCGTCCCCCCGCTGCTGCTCGTCGCCGTCGCGCTGATCGAGCCGTACGCGGCCCTCGCCCTGGCTCTCGCCCTGGTACTCGCGCTCTTCGGGCCGCGCTGGTGGGACCGGCTGCTCGCCCGGCGCGGCAAGGAGCACTGGGACTCCTACGAGGCCCTGGCCGCCGACTACTTGGAGGCTCTCCAGGGCATGGCCACCCTGCGCGCGGCCGGTGCCGTCGGCCGTGTACGGGAGCGGCTGGAGAAGCGTTCGGCGGCGCTGCACCGGGCCACCGTCGCCAAGCTCCGGGTCTCGCTCGTCGACACCGGCCTCACCGACCTCGCCGTCCAGGGCGGCACCGCGGCCGCCGTCCTCGTGGCGTGCTCCTCGGCGGCCACCGGACGCACCGCCGCCACCGGCACGTACCTCCTGCTGATGCTCGCCTCCGAGTGCTTCCGCCCCATCCGGGACCTCTCCCGCGAATGGCACGCGGGCTATCTCGGGGTCTCCGCCGCCGACGGGATCGCCGCCCTGCGCACCGCCGAACCCGCCGTCGCGGACCGGGGCACGGTGGAGGCCCGCTGGGACACCGCCCCCGAAATCCGTTTCCTGAACGTCCACTTCACCCATCCGGGCGCCGACCGCCCCGCCCTGGACGGCGTCACCTTCACCGCACCCGCCGGACGCACGACGGCGATCGTCGGCCCCTCCGGCGCCGGGAAGTCCACTCTGCTGAGCCTGCTCCTGCGCCAGCGCGACCCGGACCGGGGCCGCGTCACGATCGCCGGAACCGCCACCGCCGCCTACAGCCTCGCCTCGCTGCGCCGGGGGATCGCCGTCGTCTCGCAGGAGACGTACCTCTTCCACGCCACCATCGCGGAGAACCTCCGCATCGCCCGCCCCGCCGCCACCGACGGACAACTGCGCGCCGCCGCCCGGTCGGCGGGCATCCACCAGGAGATCACCGCGTTCCCGCAGGGGTACGACACCCTCGTCGGCGAACGCGGCGCCACGCTCTCCGGCGGCCAGCGCCAACGGCTCGCCCTCGCCCGCGCCCTGCTGGCCGACGCGCCGGTCCTGATCCTGGACGAGGCCACCAGCGCGGTGGACGAACGCGGCGAGGCCCGGATCGTACGGGAGCTGGTGGCCGCGAGCCGGGGCCGAACCTGCCTGGTCGTCGCCCATCGGCTCGACGCCGTACGCCATGCCGACCACATCGTCGTCCTCGACGGCGGCCGGGTCGAGGCATCCGGCGACCACAGCGGGCTGCTCGCGGCCGGCGGGGTCTACGCCTCCCTCGTAGCAGCCGGCCACCCCGCCCAGGAGGACCACGCCGCATGA
- a CDS encoding nitroreductase family protein, with the protein MTQAPPAASAPLRRALAEARSPRVPRTVPYAPERAFPWEGPGLPLDGPGGAVDLDRALRLSLAAPREAGGRLRPAASAGALHPVRAHLLIGPGCSLPPGRYAYDPRTHRAHPRGPAPADAPPGAVAVLTVVASRTVAHYGHRAWPLLLLDAGHAAAALALAAAPGGVRVSLDADGTELAAAAGLPKAAEWEVRWPGTEPELPLVALWLSPGGTPARERDPLAAWSAHPRSRTAAPLPQPDAGTAPTGELACAQHLLDRLTRASRPTWHPAHRPGPVTDDTLRTRRSADPADLTPPPAPELLAQVLATAQAARPDGPAWVAAVGGDAPGLRTPADLLASGDARPTLARWAAGQRWIGTAGAVLLAHGCPADAPPALVRGSHLAAGYAAGAAQAHATALGLRSRPIGSWQQADLGAALGDAPGQDWIIHGLALAAPPAPPAPLESPAPPYQRTPRPAPPTPSGKEERP; encoded by the coding sequence ATGACCCAGGCTCCTCCGGCAGCCTCCGCGCCCCTGCGCCGCGCCCTGGCCGAGGCCAGATCGCCCCGGGTGCCGCGCACGGTTCCGTATGCGCCGGAGCGCGCCTTCCCCTGGGAGGGTCCGGGGCTGCCCCTGGACGGGCCCGGGGGAGCGGTGGATCTGGACCGAGCCCTGCGCCTGTCGCTCGCGGCGCCCCGGGAGGCGGGTGGCCGGTTGCGGCCCGCTGCCTCGGCGGGCGCGCTCCATCCTGTACGGGCCCACCTGCTCATCGGCCCCGGCTGCTCCCTGCCACCCGGCCGGTACGCCTACGACCCGCGCACCCACCGCGCCCACCCGCGCGGCCCGGCTCCCGCCGACGCGCCCCCGGGAGCCGTGGCCGTCCTCACCGTCGTCGCCTCCCGCACTGTCGCGCACTACGGACACCGCGCCTGGCCGCTGCTCCTGCTCGACGCGGGCCACGCGGCGGCCGCCCTGGCGCTCGCCGCCGCCCCGGGCGGTGTACGGGTGTCGCTCGACGCGGACGGTACGGAGCTCGCGGCGGCGGCCGGGCTGCCCAAGGCGGCCGAGTGGGAGGTCCGATGGCCCGGCACCGAACCCGAACTCCCGCTCGTAGCCCTGTGGCTGTCCCCGGGCGGGACGCCCGCGCGCGAACGCGACCCGCTGGCCGCCTGGTCCGCCCACCCCCGCTCCCGGACCGCCGCCCCGCTGCCGCAACCGGATGCCGGGACCGCACCGACAGGTGAACTCGCCTGCGCACAGCACCTGTTGGACCGCCTGACGCGAGCGAGTCGCCCCACCTGGCACCCCGCCCACCGCCCCGGCCCGGTGACCGACGACACGCTCCGTACGCGAAGGAGCGCGGACCCCGCCGACCTGACGCCCCCGCCTGCCCCGGAGTTGCTCGCCCAGGTCCTGGCGACCGCGCAGGCCGCCCGGCCGGACGGCCCCGCGTGGGTCGCGGCGGTCGGTGGCGACGCCCCGGGACTCCGTACGCCCGCCGACCTCCTCGCCTCGGGCGACGCCCGCCCCACCCTCGCCCGCTGGGCGGCGGGCCAGCGCTGGATCGGCACGGCGGGCGCGGTGCTCCTCGCCCACGGCTGCCCCGCCGACGCCCCACCGGCCCTGGTCCGCGGCAGCCACCTGGCCGCCGGGTACGCCGCCGGTGCCGCCCAGGCCCACGCCACCGCGCTCGGGCTCCGTTCCCGCCCCATCGGCTCCTGGCAACAGGCCGACCTGGGCGCCGCACTCGGTGACGCCCCCGGCCAGGACTGGATCATCCACGGCCTGGCCCTGGCCGCACCTCCAGCCCCTCCGGCACCCCTGGAATCCCCGGCGCCCCCGTACCAGCGCACACCCCGCCCCGCCCCACCGACCCCGTCGGGCAAGGAAGAACGCCCATGA
- a CDS encoding YcaO-like family protein, producing MTSTLPVEALVDPVCGLIRGVEPVEHPTGAPPRYTAMTAEVSDARRLGAWPADRVSLGTTFGDPRGAWIAAVAEAVERYCGNRLPPPGHPDAPRRATAAELEAEGVRVYGPGALPRYASWQYGRPRFPYAELTPETPALWTRATENGESCWAPVALTHLNWRQGELRSLPRTHHLNYAGIATGQGLDDAVERGLLEVVERDALELWWHLDGPTRGIDPASVPGLTEDLAGAELDVHIVEMPSEFAPCVAALVHDPRRGIHAAGFACRYDPAEAARKAVLEAVHTWVFTQGAVDADGWVHRSVEAGLFARGLYLDHRADRRYLDDCGPEFAAVRDLGAHVQVWLDDRMAPLARRFTEPAAGVVPVTELAPGSRSALDAALAAGGHRVITADLTTEDIAETPLRVARVLVSGLIPNAPAAFAYLGCPRFAEAALARGWRTRPPTGPADFTLAPPPHM from the coding sequence TTGACCAGCACCCTGCCCGTCGAAGCCCTGGTCGATCCCGTCTGCGGGCTGATCCGCGGCGTCGAGCCCGTCGAGCACCCGACGGGAGCGCCGCCGCGCTACACCGCGATGACCGCCGAGGTCTCCGACGCCAGGCGCCTCGGTGCCTGGCCCGCCGACCGGGTCTCGCTCGGCACCACCTTCGGGGACCCCCGAGGCGCCTGGATCGCCGCCGTCGCGGAGGCCGTCGAGCGCTACTGCGGCAACCGCCTCCCGCCGCCCGGCCACCCCGACGCACCCCGCCGGGCCACGGCCGCCGAACTGGAGGCGGAGGGTGTGCGGGTGTACGGACCCGGGGCGCTGCCCCGCTACGCCTCCTGGCAGTACGGGCGCCCCCGCTTCCCGTACGCCGAACTCACCCCCGAGACACCGGCGCTGTGGACCCGGGCCACCGAGAACGGCGAGTCCTGCTGGGCGCCCGTCGCCCTCACCCACCTCAACTGGCGCCAGGGCGAGCTGCGTTCGCTGCCGCGCACCCACCATCTCAACTACGCGGGCATCGCCACCGGCCAGGGCCTCGACGACGCCGTGGAGCGAGGGCTGCTCGAAGTCGTCGAGCGCGACGCCCTGGAGCTGTGGTGGCACCTGGACGGCCCCACCCGGGGCATCGACCCGGCGAGCGTCCCCGGCCTCACCGAGGACCTGGCCGGAGCCGAACTCGACGTCCACATCGTGGAGATGCCCTCCGAGTTCGCCCCCTGCGTGGCCGCCCTGGTCCACGACCCCCGGCGCGGCATCCACGCCGCCGGGTTCGCCTGCCGGTACGACCCGGCGGAGGCGGCCCGCAAGGCGGTGCTGGAGGCCGTGCACACCTGGGTGTTCACACAAGGCGCGGTGGATGCCGACGGTTGGGTCCACCGCTCGGTGGAGGCCGGTCTCTTCGCCCGGGGCCTCTACCTGGACCACCGGGCCGACCGCCGCTATCTCGACGACTGCGGACCGGAGTTCGCCGCCGTACGGGATCTGGGCGCCCATGTGCAGGTGTGGCTGGACGACCGGATGGCCCCGCTGGCCCGGCGCTTCACCGAACCGGCCGCGGGTGTCGTCCCCGTCACCGAGCTCGCGCCCGGCAGCCGCTCCGCCCTGGACGCCGCGCTCGCCGCCGGCGGCCACCGCGTGATCACGGCCGACCTGACCACCGAGGACATCGCGGAGACCCCGCTGCGCGTTGCCCGCGTCCTGGTCTCCGGCCTGATCCCCAACGCCCCTGCCGCCTTCGCCTACCTGGGCTGCCCGCGCTTCGCCGAAGCCGCGCTCGCCCGGGGCTGGCGCACCCGACCCCCCACCGGACCGGCGGACTTCACCCTCGCACCGCCGCCGCACATGTGA
- a CDS encoding CocE/NonD family hydrolase, translating into MNTGHRAGAHTNTATVHIPAPDGTPLATDLCLPDTPGPHPAVVIRTPYGRTAHHAELRGWAAHGFAALAQDVRGRYGSPGPWHPYRDHEESDGAATVVWVREQGWSGGGPVVAVGSSYAAHCALVTALGAPGDGRPDAVIAAVPALGLVETAREPAGPERLGARAGWWAAHGDRPDSAPDALASALTDDPRLLEHLPLTRLPDRLGRPLPSWPGLWDDCVRGRIVARGSASRLPLLAVGGTRDPFAEDTMALWRGWGGPARLLLGPWGHRLTADRPEIAADRINLGALYVRWARAALAGRLDTERRGVISLGGSGRWHRIHEAGPRPPESASTRTATWALDAPTGLRPLHGTEFTADPAHPVRSDDLTVPAPTEGAPADRCLLLSPPLPRPLDLAGPATARFHATADTPAADWAVRLTALDPAGRADPLAFGIVRRTDPPGRTAEITVPLGTLGRRLPAGTRLRAEIAGHHFPAHARNPHTGENPVTATRLAPSRRAVTARGSALHLTVVARRHYVEPVPEICR; encoded by the coding sequence ATGAACACCGGCCACCGCGCGGGCGCGCACACGAACACCGCCACCGTGCACATCCCCGCCCCCGACGGCACCCCGCTCGCCACCGACCTCTGCCTACCGGACACGCCCGGCCCCCACCCCGCCGTCGTGATCCGCACCCCCTACGGCCGTACCGCCCACCACGCCGAGCTGCGCGGCTGGGCGGCCCACGGGTTCGCCGCCCTCGCCCAGGACGTACGCGGCCGGTACGGCTCGCCCGGTCCCTGGCACCCCTACCGGGACCACGAGGAGAGCGACGGCGCCGCGACCGTGGTGTGGGTGCGCGAGCAGGGGTGGAGCGGTGGCGGCCCGGTCGTCGCGGTGGGCTCCTCCTACGCCGCCCACTGCGCCCTGGTCACCGCGCTCGGTGCCCCCGGCGACGGCCGCCCGGACGCCGTCATCGCCGCCGTCCCCGCCCTCGGCCTCGTCGAGACCGCCCGCGAGCCCGCAGGACCCGAACGCCTCGGGGCCCGCGCCGGCTGGTGGGCCGCCCACGGCGACCGCCCCGACTCGGCCCCGGACGCCCTGGCCTCCGCCCTCACCGACGACCCCCGGCTGCTGGAACACCTCCCGCTCACCCGGCTCCCCGACCGCCTGGGCCGCCCCCTGCCCTCCTGGCCCGGACTCTGGGACGACTGCGTACGCGGCAGGATCGTCGCGCGCGGCTCCGCCTCCCGCCTCCCGCTCCTCGCCGTCGGCGGCACCCGCGACCCCTTCGCCGAGGACACCATGGCGCTGTGGCGCGGCTGGGGCGGGCCGGCCCGGCTGCTGCTCGGCCCCTGGGGCCACCGCCTCACCGCCGACCGGCCCGAGATCGCCGCCGACCGCATCAACCTCGGTGCTCTGTACGTACGCTGGGCCCGCGCCGCTCTCGCCGGACGGCTGGATACCGAGCGGCGCGGCGTCATCTCCCTCGGTGGCAGCGGTCGTTGGCACCGCATTCACGAGGCCGGCCCACGCCCCCCGGAGAGCGCCTCGACCCGGACCGCCACCTGGGCCCTCGACGCGCCCACCGGTCTCCGGCCGCTGCACGGAACCGAGTTCACCGCAGACCCGGCCCACCCGGTCCGCTCCGACGACCTGACCGTCCCGGCCCCCACCGAGGGCGCTCCCGCCGACCGCTGCCTCCTCCTCTCTCCGCCCCTGCCCCGGCCGCTCGACCTGGCCGGACCCGCCACCGCCCGGTTCCACGCCACCGCCGACACCCCCGCCGCCGACTGGGCCGTCCGCCTCACCGCGCTCGACCCGGCCGGCCGCGCGGACCCGCTCGCCTTCGGCATCGTCCGGCGCACCGACCCCCCCGGGCGCACGGCCGAGATCACCGTGCCGCTCGGCACCCTGGGCCGCAGGCTGCCCGCCGGGACCCGGCTGCGCGCGGAGATCGCCGGACACCACTTCCCCGCCCACGCCCGCAACCCGCACACGGGCGAGAACCCGGTGACCGCCACCCGCCTCGCCCCCTCCCGCAGAGCCGTCACGGCCCGGGGGAGCGCCCTGCACCTGACCGTCGTCGCCCGACGCCATTACGTCGAGCCCGTACCGGAGATATGCCGTTGA
- the amiA gene encoding streptamidine family RiPP, translating to MEQNKVFSPIADQGQLAHLSATHSNALVENPFDDAVEADTADEK from the coding sequence ATGGAGCAGAACAAGGTGTTCAGCCCGATCGCTGACCAGGGCCAGCTCGCCCACCTCTCCGCCACCCACTCGAACGCCCTCGTCGAGAACCCGTTCGACGACGCGGTCGAGGCCGACACCGCGGACGAGAAGTAA